Genomic segment of Candidatus Stygibacter australis:
CATCTTCCTCAGCACTGAATTTACTCAATACATAGTCTGACAAGTCTTCATCTAATTCAGGTTCCCCTATACCAATCCTGAATCTTTTAAATTCATTGGTTCCCAGGTTTTCCTGGATAGATTTTAGACCATTATGCCCACCAGCACTTCCTTTATGACGAAACCTGATTTCACCAAAAGGTAAACTGGCATCATCATAAATTACCAGCATTTCATCAATGAAATAACTGGTATTGACAGAAGTGAAAGCGAGTCCACTCCGATTCATGTAAGTTTGTGGCTTGAGCAGAAGAAAATCTTTATCAGCCACAAATTCATACAATTTCTTTTTTTTAAAGACCAATCCCTTTTGTTTCGACAGGTAATCTAACACCATAAAACCGACATTATGCCGGGTCAATCTGTAACCGCTTCCGGGATTACCTAAGCCTGCTACAAGCCTCATCAGTTAACAATTACGTTTACTATATTCTGGCACCCTTGACTTGAGCCAGAACTGTATTTCCGGGAAGACTGGAATAAATGTTTTTCATTTCCAGGTCCCTGAAATGTATAGATTGCCCTACACCAATTGGAGATAAATCAATATTGATCTCTTCTGGAATGTCTTTTGGTAGACATTTTATCGTAATTTCGCGTACCAGTATTTCCAGCGTTCCACCTTCTTTTAAACCAAGAGGTTCACCGAAATATTTAAGGGGAACCTTAAGTGTTGATTTGTTACCAGGCACTAATTCCAGAAAATCAATATGCTGAATTAGACGGCTAACAGGATGAATCTGCTTCTCCTTGATAATCGTCTTGTATTCTTTTCCATCAACATTGATTAAAAAGTAGGAAATCTCGCCAATTGACTTCCTGTATTCCCTAATAAAATCAGCATTTACAATACTGATTTGCAATCCTTCCTCACCAGCTTTATAGATTATAGCTGGAATGATTTTGGCATTTCTCATTACCGTCAGGTCAGATTTCATCTTTGTTTCACGTTTCTTTGCTTCGATTTTGATAATCATACTATCTTCCTCCATTATTCCCTATCTGAACAAGATACTCAACGATTCTTCGGCGTGTATCTTCTTGATGGCTACTGCCAGCATTTCTGCAATCGATATCTGGACGATCTTATCGCTTTTCTTTTCCGCTGGAAGCGGAATAGAATTTGTTATGAAAAGCTTCTCAATCGGGGAATTATTGATCTTATCGACTGCATCTTTTGATAATACTCCATGCACACACGCTGCCACTATACGGCTGGCACCAAACTTCTCTAAAGTCCGGGCTGCGTCTGTCAAACTACCACCAGTATCAAGAATATCATCAAACATGATCGCTGTTTTTCCTTTCACATCACC
This window contains:
- the pth gene encoding aminoacyl-tRNA hydrolase, whose translation is MRLVAGLGNPGSGYRLTRHNVGFMVLDYLSKQKGLVFKKKKLYEFVADKDFLLLKPQTYMNRSGLAFTSVNTSYFIDEMLVIYDDASLPFGEIRFRHKGSAGGHNGLKSIQENLGTNEFKRFRIGIGEPELDEDLSDYVLSKFSAEEDEFLPEVISYSARLLDLYLLEGFEYLLDYHSKNKKTYSEKLEAFQDHKSKGGI
- a CDS encoding 50S ribosomal protein L25 yields the protein MIIKIEAKKRETKMKSDLTVMRNAKIIPAIIYKAGEEGLQISIVNADFIREYRKSIGEISYFLINVDGKEYKTIIKEKQIHPVSRLIQHIDFLELVPGNKSTLKVPLKYFGEPLGLKEGGTLEILVREITIKCLPKDIPEEINIDLSPIGVGQSIHFRDLEMKNIYSSLPGNTVLAQVKGARI